A portion of the Zootoca vivipara chromosome 6, rZooViv1.1, whole genome shotgun sequence genome contains these proteins:
- the ST3GAL2 gene encoding CMP-N-acetylneuraminate-beta-galactosamide-alpha-2,3-sialyltransferase 2, translating to MPTMKFSLRFWFLSTAFLLVFIMSLLFTYSHHSIAYLDPSGLNGIHRVKLVPGYAGMQRLSKEGLFVRSCTCRRCVVDVSDSEWFDTRYDSNISPVWTKENMDLPLDVQRWWMMLQPQFKSHNLNEVLGKLFQIVPGENPYSSQNSQPCRRCAVVGNSGNLQGSGYGREINGHDFIMRMNQAPTVGFEADVGSRTTHHFMYPESAKNLPANVSFVLVPFKALDLLWMASALSTGQIRFTYAPVKPFLRVDKDKVQIYNPAFFKYIHDRWTEHHGRYPSTGMLVLFFALHVCDEVNVFGFGADSRGNWHHYWENNRYAGEFRKTGVHDADFEAHILDILEKTNKIDVYRGN from the exons ATGCCCACCATGAAGTTTTCGCTGCGCTTCTGGTTCCTCTCCACGGCTTTCCTGCTTGTCTTCATCATGTCCCTCCTTTTCACCTACTCCCACCACAGCATTGCCTACCTAGACCCCAGTGGGCTGAACGGCATCCACCGGGTGAAGCTTGTGCCAGGCTACGCTGGTATGCAGCGCCTCAGCAAGGAGGGGCTCTTTGTGCGGAGCTGCACCTGTCGCAGGTGTGTGGTGGACGTGAGTGACTCAGAGTGGTTCGACACCCGCTACGACAGTAACATCTCCCCAGTGTGGACCAAAGAGAACATGGACTTGCCGCTGGATGTCCAGAGGTGGTGGATG aTGCTACAGCCACAGTTCAAGTCCCACAACCTGAACGAAGTCTTGGGGAAGCTCTTCCAGATTGTCCCTGGAGAGAACCCATACAGCTCCCAGAACTCACAACCGTGCCGCCGCTGTGCTGTGGTTGGCAACTCGGGCAACTTGCAAGGCTCTGGTTATGGCAGGGAAATCAATGGGCATGACTTCATCATGAG GATGAACCAGGCCCCTACAGTGGGCTTTGAGGCGGATGTTGGGAGTAGGACAACTCATCACTTCATGTACCCAGAAAGTGCCAAGAACCTGCCTGCCAACGTTAGCTTTGTTCTTGTGCCCTTCAAAGCCCTGGACCTGCTGTGGATGGCAAGCGCCTTGTCGACGGGCCAGATCCGATT CACTTATGCGCCCGTGAAGCCTTTCCTTCGGGTGGACAAAGACAAG GTTCAAATCTACAACCCAGCTTTCTTCAAATACATCCATGACCGATGGACAGAGCACCACGGACGCTACCCTTCCACGGGGATGCTGGTCCTGTTCTTTGCCTTGCACGTTTGTGATGAG GTGAACGTTTTTGGGTTTGGGGCAGACAGCCGTGGCAACTGGCACCATTACTGGGAAAACAATCGCTATGCAGGAGAGTTCCGAAAAACTGGGGTGCATGATGCTGATTTTGAAGCCCATATCCTTGATATTCTGGAGAAGACAAACAAGATTGATGTTTATCGTGGTAACTGA
- the LOC118087187 gene encoding C-signal encodes MEKLHVQSVLVTGSNQGIGLGLVSQFLEKPNPPEWVFATSLDLEGPNAKKLENLALQHPNLVVLQLDIRDLKSIEAAVQRVEEHVKGNGLTLLINNAGILVKFTHLANETAKNMYDLYNTNTVGTLQVSQAFFPLLKVAAQRSLQEGLSCSKAAIANIASDFGSMEEVIGWGLSQVISYRCSKVAVNMLTRCQSLEYGPLGILCISIHPGWVKTAMGTCLVPTTVTESTSGILKVLSDVTEKDAGSFLDWKGRVVPW; translated from the exons ATGGAGAAACTTCATGTCCAGAGTGTTCTAGTGACAGGATCCAATCAAGGGATTGGCCTGGGGCTTGTCAGCCAATTCCTGGAGAAGCCGAACCCGCCAGAGTGGGTGTTTGCCACCAGTCTGGATCTTGAAGGACCTAATGCGAAG AAGTTGGAAaacctggctctgcaacatccaAACCTGGTGGTGCTACAGTTAG ATATCCGAGATCTGAAGAGCATCGAGGCTGCTGTGCAGAGAGTCGAGGAGCATGTCAAAGGAAATGGCCTGACATTGCTAATCAACAATGCTGGCATTTTGGTCAAGTTTACCCATTTGGCTAATGAAACAGCCAAGAACATGTATGACCTGTACAATACAAACACTGTGGGAACCTTGCAAGTCAGTCAG gccttcttccccttgctgaaGGTTGCTGCCCAAAGAAGCCTCCAAGAAGGGCTGAGCTGCAGCAAGGCAGCCATCGCCAACATAGCCAGTGACTTTGGCTCTATGGAGGAAGTAATTGGATGGGGCCTCTCTCAAGTCATCTCCTACCGCTGCAGCAAG GTTGCTGTGAACATGCTGACCAGGTGCCAGTCCTTGGAGTATGGTCCGTTGGGGATCCTTTGCATCTCCATCCACCCTGGCTGGGTGAAAACTGCCATGGGGACATGTCTG GTCCCAACTACAGTGACTGAGAGTACCAGTGGGATCTTGAAAGTGCTTTCTGATGTCACTGAGAAAGACGCAGGGTCTTTCCTTGACTGGAAAGGGCGTGTTGTTCCTTGGTGA
- the LOC118087183 gene encoding C-signal, protein MEDFRIQSMLLTGSDRGIGLGLVEQFLQLPYPPQLIFATCRHPDGPEGQVLKELARRYSNVSTLVLLQLDVTDPHSIKEAAKKVEERVAGCGLNLLINNAAIACETTLSSENAQNMLSVYATNTTGPMLVCQAFLPLLKMAAQKSTHSGMSCSKAAVINMSSSYGSISLVDGWEWKQDVSYRCSKAALNMLMRCQSLGYGPYGILCVSIHPGGVKTQLGVEQGVLSVASSTRGIIQVLSRLSAQDNGTFLDWEGKTVPW, encoded by the exons ATGGAAGATTTCAGAATTCAGAGCATGTTGTTGACAGGAAGCGACCGGGGGATTGGCCTGGGTTTGGTGGAGCAATTTCTCCAGCTGCCATATCCACCTCAGCTCATCTTTGCCACCTGCCGGCATCCAGATGGACCCGAAGGACAG GTATTAAAGGAACTGGCTCGCAGGTATTCAAACGTCTCAACTCTTGTTCTACTTCAACTAG ATGTCACAGATCCTCACAGCATCAAGGAAGCTGCCAAGAAAGTGGAAGAGCGTGTGGCAGGTTGTGGTCTCAACCTGCTCATAAATAATGCCGCCATCGCTTGTGAAACAACTCTGAGCTCCGAGAACGCCCAGAACATGTTGTCCGTATATGCCACCAACACGACTGGGCCCATGCTGGTGTGTCAG GCCTTCTTGCCTTTGCTCAAAATGGCGGCTCAGAAAAGCACGCACAGCGGGATGAGCTGCAGCAAAGCCGCCGTGATCAACATGTCGAGCAGCTATGGCTCCATCTCACTCGTTGACGGGTGGGAGTGGAAGCAAGACGTCAGCTACCGCTGCAGCAAg GCAGCTCTGAACATGCTAATGCGCTGCCAATCTCTTGGGTATGGCCCCTATGGGATCCTGTGTGTCTCTATCCACCCTGGAGGAGTGAAGACCCAACTTGGAGTAGAGCAG GGAGTCTTGAGTGTGGCCTCCAGCACAAGAGGGATCATCCAAGTGCTTTCCCGCCTCTCTGCCCAGGACAACGGAACCTTTTTAGACTGGGAAGGAAAAACTGTCCCTTGGTGA